A single window of Candidatus Microthrix subdominans DNA harbors:
- a CDS encoding SHOCT domain-containing protein: protein MLRRRPVMRAAARTAVVAGTATAVSGRVQRRQARRFGGPMGASEQQQEAQPAPQAAPAPAAPTATPVEQLQQLAALRDQGVVTDAEFETEKAKILAG, encoded by the coding sequence ATGTTGCGACGACGACCCGTGATGCGAGCGGCAGCCCGAACGGCCGTGGTGGCCGGTACCGCCACCGCGGTCTCCGGCCGCGTTCAGCGCCGCCAAGCGCGACGGTTTGGTGGCCCGATGGGGGCCTCCGAACAACAGCAGGAGGCGCAGCCTGCGCCCCAGGCAGCCCCAGCGCCGGCCGCACCCACTGCCACGCCCGTCGAACAGTTGCAGCAACTTGCAGCGCTGCGAGATCAGGGCGTGGTGACCGATGCCGAGTTCGAGACGGAGAAGGCCAAAATCCTCGCCGGCTGA
- a CDS encoding nuclear transport factor 2 family protein, producing the protein MTLLGPFDRPVALKLLNSEVLSATPPASVIVEWPEGQSTPAQPSTPADERRLDVARFLAQALLGDSGEVVPQLARLEAVVSESIVVWSPSMYTTSRRELVAAIFDHDDAVTSTSVEIVDEVISGPRVCLEWRITGVFNNAGFLNDDVLIEPSHSQVEAAGMLVCTFEDEYVSRICCPYDRIALLEQVLTPSASDLAQR; encoded by the coding sequence GTGACGCTGCTCGGTCCGTTCGATCGTCCGGTGGCGCTCAAGCTGCTCAATTCGGAGGTACTTTCAGCGACTCCGCCCGCCTCAGTCATTGTCGAGTGGCCAGAAGGCCAGTCGACACCAGCACAGCCGTCCACCCCGGCCGACGAGCGCCGGCTCGACGTCGCCCGATTTCTCGCCCAAGCGCTGCTGGGTGATTCGGGCGAGGTGGTCCCACAACTCGCCCGGCTCGAGGCGGTGGTCTCCGAGTCGATCGTTGTGTGGAGCCCATCGATGTACACCACTTCGAGACGCGAGCTGGTGGCGGCCATCTTCGACCACGACGATGCCGTCACCTCGACCAGTGTCGAGATCGTGGACGAGGTGATCAGCGGGCCACGGGTTTGCCTCGAGTGGCGGATCACCGGCGTGTTCAACAACGCAGGCTTCCTCAACGATGACGTGCTCATCGAGCCGTCGCACTCCCAGGTCGAAGCGGCGGGCATGCTGGTGTGCACCTTCGAGGATGAGTACGTCAGCCGAATCTGCTGTCCGTACGACCGCATCGCACTGCTCGAACAGGTCTTAACCCCGTCGGCGAGTGACCTGGCGCAGCGTTGA
- a CDS encoding methyltransferase domain-containing protein has protein sequence MDQPERQSHWDDRYRTSGADSVSWFEAEPRLSLELFDLVGATPASSVIDIGGGASSLTATLQQRGFADLTVLDVSAEALDASRRNVDSPDEITWIRADLLDWSPARRWNVWHDRAVFHFLTDADDRRRYRELLLRSIEPGGSVILATFAEDGPSTCSALPVERYSADRLLAEIGSGFIEDGHGRFEHVTPSGGVQPFTWVAATVDDA, from the coding sequence ATGGATCAACCCGAACGTCAGTCCCATTGGGACGATCGATATCGCACCTCCGGCGCGGACTCCGTCAGTTGGTTCGAGGCCGAGCCTCGCCTGTCGCTCGAACTCTTCGACCTCGTCGGGGCGACGCCGGCGAGTTCGGTCATCGACATCGGTGGCGGCGCCTCCTCGCTGACGGCCACCCTGCAGCAGCGGGGGTTCGCAGACCTGACCGTGCTGGACGTGTCCGCCGAGGCGCTCGACGCATCGCGACGCAACGTCGACAGCCCCGACGAGATCACCTGGATCCGCGCCGACCTTTTGGACTGGTCACCCGCTCGCCGCTGGAACGTGTGGCACGACCGTGCCGTGTTCCACTTCCTCACCGACGCCGACGACCGCCGCCGCTATCGCGAGTTGCTCCTCCGGTCCATCGAACCGGGAGGGTCTGTGATCCTCGCCACCTTTGCCGAGGACGGCCCCTCGACCTGTTCGGCCCTTCCCGTGGAGCGCTACAGCGCTGACCGACTGCTGGCCGAGATCGGCTCCGGATTCATCGAGGACGGACACGGCAGGTTTGAGCACGTCACCCCAAGCGGTGGGGTTCAACCGTTCACTTGGGTCGCCGCAACGGTCGACGACGCCTGA
- a CDS encoding COX15/CtaA family protein, with protein MPDRTLDAPEVARQQPAPDTGEPPALNRARPGQLSVWLFVIAAVVLVMIVVGGTTRLTQSGLSMVNWEPVGGVVPPLSEADWNAEFDAYKTSPEFQKINADMTVGDFKGIFFWEYLHRLLGRLLGLALVVPFLWFLARRAVPPGYARRLGGLVLLVGLQGLIGWWMVASGLVDRPDVAHERLALHLTTALVLLVGLIWTALDLRALAAGRSAVTGRPVRWVWPFAVLLGVQITLGAFVAGLDAGWMYNTWPMMRGSWLPPGLTELSPVWSNLVDNPVAVQFLHRWLAVVVAVAALVVASQLFRAGARHYAIALESAVAVQFLLGVFTLLHAVPVGLGVAHQAGAVLVLVITVAAAHWSMGGARNSVGSSQPSPSTRTKQFG; from the coding sequence ATGCCTGATCGGACACTGGATGCCCCCGAGGTGGCACGCCAACAACCCGCACCCGACACCGGAGAACCACCGGCGCTCAACCGTGCCCGGCCCGGGCAACTGAGCGTGTGGCTGTTCGTCATCGCAGCGGTGGTGCTGGTCATGATCGTGGTGGGTGGCACCACCCGCCTGACGCAGTCCGGTCTGTCGATGGTGAACTGGGAGCCGGTGGGTGGCGTGGTTCCGCCGCTGAGCGAAGCCGACTGGAACGCCGAGTTCGACGCCTACAAGACCTCCCCCGAGTTCCAGAAGATCAATGCCGACATGACCGTTGGCGATTTCAAGGGCATCTTCTTCTGGGAGTACCTGCACCGCCTGTTGGGTCGGCTGTTGGGGTTGGCGCTGGTCGTGCCATTCCTGTGGTTCCTGGCTAGGCGGGCCGTCCCTCCGGGTTATGCGCGCCGCCTGGGAGGGCTGGTACTGCTGGTCGGGCTGCAGGGCCTGATCGGCTGGTGGATGGTGGCCAGCGGGCTGGTGGATCGTCCCGACGTGGCCCACGAGCGGTTGGCGCTGCACCTCACCACCGCCCTCGTCCTGCTGGTGGGACTGATCTGGACGGCTCTCGACCTGCGGGCGCTTGCCGCAGGGCGGAGTGCCGTCACGGGGCGCCCGGTCCGTTGGGTGTGGCCCTTTGCTGTGCTCCTCGGTGTGCAGATCACCCTGGGGGCGTTCGTCGCCGGGCTGGACGCAGGGTGGATGTACAACACCTGGCCCATGATGCGGGGCTCCTGGTTACCTCCAGGCCTCACGGAGTTGTCGCCGGTCTGGTCGAACCTGGTCGACAACCCGGTAGCGGTGCAGTTCCTGCACCGCTGGTTGGCGGTGGTCGTCGCCGTGGCAGCGCTCGTCGTGGCGTCCCAGCTGTTCCGAGCGGGGGCGAGGCACTACGCGATTGCGCTCGAGTCGGCCGTGGCAGTGCAGTTCCTGCTCGGGGTGTTCACCCTGTTGCACGCCGTTCCGGTGGGTTTGGGGGTGGCCCATCAGGCGGGCGCTGTGTTGGTGTTGGTCATCACGGTGGCGGCGGCCCACTGGTCGATGGGCGGTGCTCGAAACTCGGTCGGGTCGTCGCAACCCTCGCCCTCGACGAGAACCAAGCAGTTCGGTTAA
- a CDS encoding TIGR04053 family radical SAM/SPASM domain-containing protein: MTQPSTASPSTRSAVRTLHLDPADRPFIVIWEVTRACALACAHCRADAITRRNSLELSTDEGKALLDDLASLGAPRPIVVLTGGDPFERDDLAELVRHGHGLGLPMALSPSVTPRLTSEALAELRAAGASAVSLSLDGATPATHDAFRGFDGVHADTIEAAANVRAAGFRLQINTTVTKDNAHELPALLDTVVELGAGLWSVFFLVPTGRGEQLTALDAEGVEDVLMWLASVADRVPVKTTEAPHFRRVMLQRADAGGEPPDYRPGPLGRLLRDAPVRSVAAPSPATIERGGSGPRRPPLDVNAGRGFAFVDHLGAVYPSGFLPVSAGSIRRAPFTEIYRKSELLASLRDPTQLGGKCGRCEYREVCGGSRSHAYAVTGDPLGEDPTCAYEPDGRDA; encoded by the coding sequence ATGACCCAGCCCTCGACGGCTTCGCCCTCAACCCGCAGCGCGGTTCGGACCTTGCATCTGGACCCGGCCGACCGGCCGTTCATCGTCATCTGGGAGGTCACCCGGGCCTGTGCGTTGGCGTGTGCCCACTGCCGGGCCGATGCGATCACGCGGCGCAACTCCCTCGAGCTGAGCACGGACGAGGGGAAGGCTCTTCTGGACGACCTGGCGTCGCTGGGCGCTCCCCGCCCCATCGTGGTGCTCACCGGAGGCGACCCTTTCGAGCGTGACGACCTGGCCGAGCTGGTGCGCCACGGCCACGGGCTGGGTCTTCCGATGGCGCTGTCCCCGTCGGTCACGCCGCGGTTGACCTCCGAGGCGCTGGCCGAGCTGCGCGCCGCCGGGGCGTCGGCGGTCTCGCTGTCGCTCGACGGCGCCACGCCCGCCACCCACGATGCGTTCAGAGGCTTCGACGGCGTGCATGCGGACACGATCGAGGCGGCGGCCAACGTGCGTGCCGCCGGGTTTCGACTGCAGATCAACACGACCGTCACCAAGGACAATGCCCACGAGTTGCCGGCGCTGCTCGACACGGTTGTCGAGCTTGGGGCCGGGTTGTGGAGTGTGTTCTTCCTGGTGCCGACCGGCCGAGGTGAACAGCTGACGGCGCTGGATGCCGAAGGTGTCGAGGACGTGCTGATGTGGCTGGCCTCGGTGGCCGACCGCGTGCCGGTCAAGACCACCGAGGCGCCGCATTTCAGGCGGGTGATGCTGCAACGCGCCGATGCTGGTGGTGAGCCTCCCGACTATCGACCCGGCCCGCTCGGACGTCTCCTTCGCGACGCGCCCGTTCGCTCTGTTGCGGCCCCCAGTCCGGCCACGATCGAACGCGGCGGTTCCGGCCCCCGACGCCCGCCGCTGGACGTCAACGCCGGGCGCGGCTTCGCCTTCGTCGATCATCTCGGCGCGGTGTATCCCAGCGGCTTCCTGCCCGTGTCGGCAGGTTCGATCCGCCGGGCGCCCTTCACCGAGATCTACCGCAAATCCGAGCTGTTGGCATCGCTGCGCGACCCGACGCAGCTAGGAGGCAAGTGCGGTCGTTGCGAGTATCGGGAGGTGTGCGGCGGATCGCGCTCGCACGCCTACGCGGTCACCGGCGATCCGCTGGGGGAGGACCCGACCTGTGCCTACGAGCCGGACGGACGTGATGCCTGA
- a CDS encoding DUF1269 domain-containing protein, which translates to MSDEMIDDLGPVDYLVVEFPAGQSNFNGEMAAELASLNRAGTIRLLDLLILQKDADGAIEAFEVDDFDEVDGLVELEGEIAEILAAKDIANLAESMHPGSVAGCIVWENLWAAPFASATRRAGGQQIASGRIPIEAIVASLEADTDEPDEGA; encoded by the coding sequence ATGAGTGACGAAATGATCGACGACCTGGGTCCAGTCGACTACCTGGTCGTCGAGTTCCCGGCCGGACAGAGCAACTTCAACGGCGAGATGGCGGCCGAACTGGCGTCGCTGAATCGGGCGGGCACGATCCGGCTGCTCGACTTGCTGATCCTCCAGAAGGATGCGGACGGCGCGATCGAGGCCTTCGAGGTGGACGACTTCGATGAGGTCGACGGGTTGGTCGAGCTGGAAGGCGAGATCGCCGAGATTCTCGCTGCGAAGGACATCGCCAACCTCGCCGAGTCGATGCATCCGGGAAGCGTCGCCGGATGCATCGTCTGGGAGAACCTCTGGGCCGCACCGTTTGCGTCGGCCACCCGCCGCGCCGGTGGTCAGCAGATCGCCTCCGGTCGAATCCCCATCGAAGCCATTGTCGCCTCCCTCGAGGCGGATACCGACGAACCCGACGAAGGAGCCTGA